The Solea senegalensis isolate Sse05_10M linkage group LG4, IFAPA_SoseM_1, whole genome shotgun sequence genome includes a region encoding these proteins:
- the LOC122768619 gene encoding calglandulin-like — MCKNDEAETFSHSALTVVTVFLFTCVCTTSITMVSKLTQEQITEYKGVFEMFDEEGNGDVKTQELERAMSLMGINPTKRELSQMAKDVDTDGKGVFNCGSFLGLMALYHERTKNQDAELRAAFKVFDKEAKGYIDWNTLKYVLTNAGEPLNEIEAEQMMKEADKDGDGTIDYEEFVAMMTGDLFKMS; from the exons ATGTGTAAAAATGACGAGGCTGAGACATTCTCTCATTCTGCACTGACCGTCGTCACAGTATTTCTCTTCACTTGTGTTTGTACTACCAGCATTACAATG GTCAGCAAATTAACACAGGAGCAGATCACAGAGTATAAGGGAGTTTTCGAGATGTTTGACGAAGAGGGGAATGGCGACGTGAAGACACAGGAGCTGGAGAGAGCGATGAGCTTGATGGGAATCAATCCTACAAAGAGAGAGCTCAGCCAGATGGCCAAAGACGTCGACACGGATG GCAAAGGCGTATTTAACTGTGGCAGCTTCCTGGGTCTGATGGCACTGTACCATGAAAGAACCAAGAACCAAGACGCTGAGCTCAGAGCTGCTTTTAAAGTCTTTGATAAAGAAGCCAAGGGATACATTGACTGGAACACACTCAA GTATGTACTGACGAATGCAGGAGAACCGCTGAATGAGATTGAAGCTGAGCAGATGATGAAGGAAGCAGATAAAGATGGAGATGGCACCATTGATTATGAAG AATTTGTGGCCATGATGACTGGGGACTTGTTTAAAATGAGCTGA
- the si:ch211-161c3.5 gene encoding uncharacterized protein C3orf18 homolog isoform X2, which produces MAVTVAKTTTSFVSTSAKTTTIPFLSTGTSTRENITSRATTLMTVTITTNETSFNTTTFPEVVIEGSGMGMVLLPFGIITVIGLAVAIMLYIRKRKRLEKLRHQLMPMYNFDPGEEQDDLLEQELLDHGREGSLTGPNAKF; this is translated from the exons ATGGCTGTAACTGTGGCTAAGACCACCACAAGTTTTGTCTCCACATCTGCCAAGACCACCACAATCCCTTTCCTCTCAACAGGCACCAGCACCAGAGAAAACATCACCTCCAGAGCAACAACATTAATGACTGTTACTATAACAACAAATGAGACCAGCTTCAACACCACTACATTTCCTGAGGTGGTGATTGAAGGGTCGGGAATGGGAATGGTTCTTCTACCCTTTGGCATCATCACTGTCATTGGCTTAGCAGTGGCAATA ATGCTGTATATCCGGAAACGGAAGCG GCTGGAGAAGCTGAGGCATCAGCTCATGCCCATGTACAACTTTGACCCAGGCGAGGAACAAGATGATCTGCTGGAACAAGAACTACTGGACCACGGCCGGGAAGGCAGCCTCACAGGCCCCAATGCTAAG TTTTGA
- the si:ch211-161c3.5 gene encoding uncharacterized protein C3orf18 homolog isoform X1 yields MAVTVAKTTTSFVSTSAKTTTIPFLSTGTSTRENITSRATTLMTVTITTNETSFNTTTFPEVVIEGSGMGMVLLPFGIITVIGLAVAIMLYIRKRKRLEKLRHQLMPMYNFDPGEEQDDLLEQELLDHGREGSLTGPNAKTLTTSQGTTQRPSRLVFTDVAKALNA; encoded by the exons ATGGCTGTAACTGTGGCTAAGACCACCACAAGTTTTGTCTCCACATCTGCCAAGACCACCACAATCCCTTTCCTCTCAACAGGCACCAGCACCAGAGAAAACATCACCTCCAGAGCAACAACATTAATGACTGTTACTATAACAACAAATGAGACCAGCTTCAACACCACTACATTTCCTGAGGTGGTGATTGAAGGGTCGGGAATGGGAATGGTTCTTCTACCCTTTGGCATCATCACTGTCATTGGCTTAGCAGTGGCAATA ATGCTGTATATCCGGAAACGGAAGCG GCTGGAGAAGCTGAGGCATCAGCTCATGCCCATGTACAACTTTGACCCAGGCGAGGAACAAGATGATCTGCTGGAACAAGAACTACTGGACCACGGCCGGGAAGGCAGCCTCACAGGCCCCAATGCTAAG ACTCTCACGACCTCCCAGGGGACCACGCAGCGGCCCAGTCGCCTTGTCTTCACAGATGTAGCCAAAGCTCTCAATGCCTAA
- the si:ch211-161c3.6 gene encoding high mobility group AT-hook 2b, translating into MSSSGTKEPSPQPSTAQSPPEPPRRGRGRPRKQQQEPVGPPTPKRPRGRPKGSKNKGPRTAPKKVEPTGERRPRGRPRKWPQKVAQVTEEQQGSSEEAEEGPSSSQVPAQEEGE; encoded by the exons ATGAGTAGCAGTGGGACCAAAGAGCCGTCTCCCCAGCCGAGCACTGCCCAGTCACCTCCTGAGCCTCCACGCCGGGGGAGGGGTCGGCCACGGAAACAGCAGCAG GAGCCCGTTGGACCCCCGACTCCAAAGCGACCAAGAGGACGACCGAAAGGCAGCAAGAACAAAGGCCCAAGAACTGCACCTAAG AAAGTAGAGCCCACTGGGGAGCGGCGACCACGCGGGCGACCGAGGAAATGG CCTCAGAAAGTGGCGCAAGTAACCGAGGAGCAGCAG GGCTCTTcagaggaggctgaggagggTCCCTCGTCGTCTCAGGTTCCAGCACAGGAGGAAGGGGAGTAG
- the mst1 gene encoding hepatocyte growth factor-like protein encodes MKLLLSCILLTAGLVTGYRSPLNDYQRSEGRELVPTSWNSARVLMLPGLNLEECATRCSQSLDCRAFNYETRPTVTCKHLPWVRDGNNAEVKRNVNCNLYEKKVYVRKCIVNKGEDYRGKVFTTRSGLTCQQWWSKFPHDHRWTPTAANGLELNYCRNPDGDRIGPWCYTTDPERRYESCNIPQCKDDVCITCNGEDYRGQVDHTVNGRECQRWDQQYPHQHIYQPEKYPDKSLDDNYCRNPDASPVPWCYTTDPEVERESCEIKKCTEVRIEKRQRSSFTTNCFRGRGEDYRGKVNETTSGISCQRWDAQYPHEHPFYPNTYECKGLEENYCRNPDGSEAPWCFTSVPEMRTALCLQIKRCADDIEAEDCYQENGKNYKGQVRKTRKGITCQKWNVNTPHRTKINPRTHPEANLTENYCRNPDGDQHGPWCYTTDPKTEFDYCAIKQCAGEKVSLTEPEEKVEFSECGKREDRFQRTMLRIVNGVPGNSPWTVSLRDRKGNHFCGGSLVNARWVISTKQCFSSCYVDLPGYSARMGTLFRDPQEEEPGVQTIPLTKIVCGPSESQLVMLQLEYPAQFNERVSQICLPPERYIVAEGTNCEIAGWGETKGTGDETVLNVAHIPVLNNKECNKYFRGRVRENEMCTTSFQGGVGACERDYGGPLACQNSDCWVLEGVIIPMRRCGHPGQPNIFIRVSVYVDWIKKVMEMA; translated from the exons atgaaactGCTTCTGTCCTGTATTCTCCTGACAGCTGGACTGGTTACTG GGTACCGCAGTCCACTGAATGACTACCAGCGCTCTGAGGGCAGAGAGCTGGTTCCTACCTCCTGGAACTCAGCAAGAGTGTTGATGTTACCAGGCCTGAATCTGGAGGAGTGTGCGACGCGCTGCTCTCAGTCGCTGGACTGCAG AGCGTTCAACTACGAGACCCGGCCAACCGTCACCTGCAAGCACCTGCCGTGGGTGCGCGACGGCAACAACGCCGAAGTGAAGAGGAACGTGAACTGCAACCTTTACGAGAAGAAGG TCTACGTCAGAAAGTGCATCGTGAATAAAGGGGAAGACTACAGAGGGAAGGTTTTCACCACAAGGAGCGGCCTCACCTGCCAACAGTGGTGGTCCAAGTTTCCGCACGATCACag GTGGACGCCCACAGCCGCTAACGGCCTGGAGCTAAACTACTGCAGGAACCCGGACGGGGATCGGATCGGTCCGTGGTGCTACACCACAGATCCTGAGCGACGCTACGAGAGCTGCAACATCCCCCAGTGTAAAGATG ACGTTTGCATCACATGTAACGGAGAGGATTACCGGGGGCAGGTGGACCACACGGTGAACGGCAGAGAGTGTCAGCGCTGGGACCAACAGTATCCTCACCAACACATCTACCAGCCGGAAAA GTATCCCGATAAGAGCTTAGACGATAACTACTGCCGTAACCCTGACGCCTCCCCGGTGCCCTGGTGTTACACCACAGACCCCGAGGTGGAGCGAGAGAGCTGCGAGATCAAGAAGTGCA cTGAGGTCCGCATTGAGAAGCGTCAGCGCTCCAGCTTCACCACCAACTGCTTCCGCGGCCGCGGGGAGGATTATCGCGGCAAAGTCAACGAGACGACGTCAGGCATCTCCTGCCAGCGGTGGGACGCCCAGTATCCTCATGAGCATCCCTTCTATCCAAACACATATGAATGCAA GGGTTTGGAGGAGAACTACTGTCGTAACCCAGATGGATCGGAGGCTCCCTGGTGCTTCACATCTGTGCCAGAGATGAGGACGGCGCTCTGCTTACAGATCAAACGCTGCGCAGACGACATAGAAGCCGAGG ACTGCTACCAAGAAAATGGGAAAAACTACAAAGGACAGGTCCGCAAAACCCGTAAAGGGATCACCTGCCAGAAATGGAACGTTAACACACCTCACCGGACCAA GATAAACCCAAGGACACATCCCGAGGCCAATCTGACGGAGAACTACTGTCGTAACCCCGACGGGGACCAGCATGGACCCTGGTGCTACACCACTGACCCCAAAACTGAGTTTGACTACTGTGCCATCAAACAGTGTG CTGGGGAGAAAGTGTCCCTGACTGAGCCAGAAG AGAAGGTGGAATTCAGCGAGTGTGGAAAGAGAGAGGACCGTTTCCAGAGGACGATGCTGCGCATCGTGAACGGGGTTCCTGGAAACTCGCCATGGACAGTGAGCCTCAGAGACAG GAAAGGAAACCATTTCTGTGGAGGATCCTTGGTTAATGCCAGATGGGTGATCAGCACCAAGCAGTGTTTCTCCTCCTG CTACGTGGACCTGCCCGGGTACTCGGCCAGGATGGGAACACTGTTTCGCGATCCGCAAGAAGAAGAGCCCGGCGTGCAGACCATCCCGCTCACCAAGATCGTCTGTGGACCCTCTGAGTCTCAGCTGGTCATGCTGCAGCTGGAATA CCCTGCACAGTTTAATGAGCGTGTCTCTCAGATCTGCCTCCCTCCTGAGCGCTACATTGTGGCTGAGGGGACGAACTGTGAGATCGCAGGATGGGGTGAGACAAAAG GGACTGGTGACGAGACTGTCCTCAACGTGGCCCACATACCTGTTCTTAATAACAAGGAATGCAACAAGTACTTCAGGGGTCGTGTCCGTGAGAACGAGATGTGCACAACCTCTTTCCAGGGTGGAGTTGGCGCGTGTGAG agagacTACGGCGGCCCTCTGGCGTGTCAGAACAGCGACTGCTGGGTACTCGAGGGCGTGATCATCCCCATGCGGCGCTGCGGACACCCGGGGCAGCCCAACATTTTCATCCGCGTCTCGGTGTACGTGGACTGGATCAAGAAGGTGATGGAGATGGCCTAG